In the Geobacter sp. FeAm09 genome, one interval contains:
- a CDS encoding DUF4124 domain-containing protein, which yields MKQLLAVMLLVAASSAQADVYTWTDRRGIAHYTNKEYEIPARYKARAKPLHIEAVQAGAAAPATTPPPVQQAAPAQPPAQPQDKPASPQAAPPNPASQPTVAPAGAAPAQNVQIQPRVKRKIRSDDE from the coding sequence ATGAAGCAATTGCTGGCGGTTATGTTGCTGGTGGCAGCATCCAGCGCCCAGGCCGATGTCTATACCTGGACCGACAGGCGGGGGATAGCCCACTATACCAACAAGGAGTATGAGATTCCCGCGCGTTACAAGGCCAGGGCCAAGCCCCTGCATATAGAGGCGGTGCAGGCTGGAGCAGCGGCGCCGGCCACCACGCCGCCACCGGTTCAGCAGGCCGCGCCGGCGCAGCCGCCGGCCCAACCCCAGGACAAGCCGGCGTCCCCCCAGGCCGCCCCGCCGAACCCAGCTTCCCAACCGACCGTCGCTCCGGCCGGAGCGGCGCCGGCGCAGAACGTTCAGATCCAGCCGCGGGTAAAGCGCAAGATTCGCTCGGATGATGAATAG
- a CDS encoding 4Fe-4S binding protein → METARSGAVLNPAPPVPRVAADRCSGCGRCVSACLLRLVTLEPQGYRKAARIVSAERCTGCGACVASCPIGALVAGSVPTGC, encoded by the coding sequence ATGGAAACAGCTCGATCTGGGGCTGTTCTAAACCCCGCCCCGCCAGTACCCCGCGTGGCAGCCGATCGCTGCTCCGGCTGCGGCCGGTGCGTGTCGGCCTGCCTGCTGCGCCTGGTAACCCTCGAGCCGCAGGGCTACCGCAAGGCGGCCCGCATCGTGTCGGCGGAACGCTGCACCGGTTGTGGCGCCTGTGTCGCGAGTTGCCCCATCGGCGCACTCGTGGCGGGCAGTGTGCCAACAGGCTGCTGA
- a CDS encoding DUF1924 domain-containing protein: protein MKTTLAIPALLALSASCVMAAVSPSPERGKELFNSVALGTNGKSCASCHPGGKGLEKSAASDPEKLAKVVNRCIVKALKGKALPSKSPDLASLVSYLKTIVPTTAN from the coding sequence ATGAAGACGACCTTGGCAATTCCCGCCCTGTTGGCGCTATCGGCAAGTTGCGTGATGGCTGCCGTTTCGCCTTCCCCCGAGCGGGGCAAGGAGCTGTTCAACAGCGTTGCCCTGGGGACCAACGGCAAAAGTTGCGCCAGTTGCCATCCCGGAGGCAAAGGGTTGGAAAAGTCCGCTGCTTCCGACCCCGAAAAGCTTGCAAAGGTTGTAAACCGGTGCATCGTGAAAGCGCTCAAGGGGAAGGCCCTCCCGTCCAAATCTCCCGACCTGGCTTCTCTCGTCTCCTATCTGAAAACCATCGTCCCCACCACGGCAAACTAG
- a CDS encoding putative manganese-dependent inorganic diphosphatase: MNKQIYVIGHKNPDTDSIAAAIGYTELKKRLGHDNVKAAMAGSPNPQTVYILGRLGIELPLYLADIHPKVRDVIKRQPVTAGAEMPLKDALALFHRHSIRVLPVVDGANAPIGIVSLLKLSEKYLVAGSDRKRGVDSSLAALAGSLDATFLCGAPSGELEHLHLFIGAMEEESFLSRIAGYDPATMLVMTGDRPSIQQSAIDRGVRILVVTGGLAVGDDLVARGREAGVAILSTPHDTATAAWLARLSTPLARFVEPGFERIGVGEPLEHLRLKLLHSGEPAVVAVEEDGSIAGVATKSSLLASFPYALILVDHNELGQAVPGAETVEILEVIDHHKLGNPPSNQPITFMTAPVGSTCTVVATLYRERGVEPEAPIAALLLAGIMSDTVILKSPTTTDRDREMVAWLEERAGLDHVAFGRDIFSSCSGFSAYGSLEKAVRSDFKHFTAHDTLFGVGQVEVVGFDEFYEIKDNLRQVLKQVKEEEGLHMAGLMVTDIYTESTLFLVEGKNELAHIMGYPQLEPRLYELKGVMSRKKQMVPHLLKVLGALG, encoded by the coding sequence ATGAACAAACAGATATACGTCATCGGGCACAAGAACCCCGATACCGATTCCATAGCTGCGGCCATCGGCTACACCGAGTTGAAGAAGCGCCTCGGCCACGACAATGTCAAGGCCGCCATGGCCGGCTCGCCCAATCCCCAGACCGTCTATATCCTTGGCCGGCTCGGCATCGAGTTGCCGCTCTATCTGGCCGATATCCACCCCAAGGTGCGCGACGTCATCAAACGCCAGCCGGTCACCGCCGGTGCGGAGATGCCGCTCAAGGATGCCCTGGCGCTGTTCCATCGCCACAGCATCCGGGTACTGCCGGTGGTGGATGGGGCGAATGCCCCCATCGGCATCGTCTCGCTGCTCAAGCTTTCGGAAAAGTATCTGGTGGCCGGTTCCGACCGCAAACGGGGCGTGGACAGCTCGCTTGCCGCCCTGGCCGGCAGTCTGGATGCGACCTTCCTGTGCGGGGCCCCGTCGGGCGAGCTGGAACATCTCCATCTCTTCATCGGCGCCATGGAAGAGGAATCCTTCCTCTCCAGGATTGCCGGCTATGACCCGGCGACCATGCTGGTCATGACCGGCGACCGCCCCTCGATCCAGCAGTCGGCCATCGACAGGGGGGTGCGGATTCTGGTGGTGACCGGCGGACTGGCGGTGGGGGACGATCTGGTCGCCCGGGGACGGGAGGCCGGCGTCGCGATCCTTTCGACGCCCCACGACACCGCCACGGCGGCGTGGCTGGCCCGCCTCTCCACTCCCCTGGCCCGCTTTGTCGAACCGGGATTCGAGCGGATCGGCGTCGGCGAGCCGCTGGAGCATCTGCGCCTCAAGCTGCTCCACTCGGGCGAGCCTGCGGTGGTGGCCGTGGAAGAGGACGGCTCCATCGCCGGGGTTGCCACCAAGTCGTCGCTCCTGGCCTCCTTCCCCTATGCCCTGATCCTGGTGGATCACAACGAGCTGGGACAGGCGGTACCGGGGGCCGAAACGGTGGAGATCCTGGAGGTGATCGACCACCACAAGCTGGGCAATCCCCCCAGCAACCAGCCGATTACGTTCATGACGGCCCCGGTGGGGAGCACCTGCACGGTGGTCGCGACCCTCTACCGGGAACGGGGGGTGGAACCGGAAGCGCCCATCGCCGCCCTGCTCCTGGCCGGCATCATGTCCGATACGGTCATCCTCAAATCTCCCACTACCACCGACCGGGACCGGGAAATGGTGGCCTGGCTGGAAGAGCGGGCCGGCCTGGACCACGTGGCCTTCGGCAGGGACATCTTCTCCTCGTGCAGCGGCTTCAGTGCCTATGGATCTCTGGAAAAGGCCGTCCGCTCCGACTTCAAGCACTTCACGGCCCATGATACCCTCTTCGGCGTCGGCCAAGTGGAGGTGGTCGGCTTCGATGAGTTCTACGAGATCAAGGACAATCTGCGCCAGGTGCTCAAGCAGGTCAAGGAAGAGGAGGGGCTGCACATGGCGGGCCTCATGGTGACCGACATCTACACCGAAAGCACGCTGTTCCTGGTGGAGGGGAAAAACGAACTGGCCCATATCATGGGCTATCCCCAGCTGGAGCCCCGCCTGTATGAATTGAAGGGGGTCATGTCCCGCAAGAAGCAGATGGTGCCCCACCTGTTGAAGGTGCTGGGGGCGCTTGGCTGA
- a CDS encoding methyl-accepting chemotaxis protein — translation MTHRLKLRIIFPVVSLNILFIAGLTTHCALRLSGSVPSQAMGSLLMTALAWIVAWLAGLTAVMVLLAGRLERTLEGHGAQVAAITQGHIRAAAPGTVAGEAGSLAHSLNEMSGFLDQTLIKIIAASGRLFSSTVNLQGAAEQCTASAGQQQCEAHAIATAAEEMSQTIAGIARNASLAADTSMSAREIVNRGKETAGRAVEAAARVGTATEELAGGVGALNRSVVEIGNIVSVINDIADQTNLLALNASIEAARSGEHGRGFAVVADEVRNLAARTIDATARIAEKISAVQRESHKTGAAMKDASQEVMNARARIGEVEESLHTITDSFEQVKDQVTRIATAVEQQSVTTAQVSASIETTSHMAGALSSVSTKVMDEVAAIGSITDNLLLLLGAFRLTAHYSAAEAVERIAAGEALRSMERSRQERELREAIRRNPFVELFYITDAAGRQVTANVAADSLAAGDPAYGAEACGKTWENRPWFRGVKESGNTFISELYRSAATGAFCCTIAVPLRDNGGRLLGVLGADINVVRISTLG, via the coding sequence ATGACGCACCGTTTGAAACTCCGCATCATCTTCCCGGTTGTTTCCCTGAATATCCTATTTATCGCCGGTCTCACCACCCACTGCGCCCTGCGGTTGTCCGGCAGCGTCCCCTCCCAGGCGATGGGATCTCTGCTGATGACGGCCCTTGCCTGGATCGTCGCCTGGCTGGCCGGACTCACGGCGGTGATGGTGCTCCTTGCCGGCCGCCTGGAGCGAACGCTCGAGGGGCATGGTGCACAGGTGGCGGCCATCACCCAGGGGCATATCCGTGCCGCCGCTCCTGGAACGGTTGCAGGTGAGGCCGGAAGCCTGGCGCATTCCCTGAATGAAATGTCCGGGTTCCTGGACCAGACGCTGATAAAGATCATTGCCGCCTCGGGACGGCTTTTTTCATCGACCGTCAACCTGCAGGGGGCTGCCGAACAATGCACCGCCAGCGCCGGCCAGCAGCAGTGCGAGGCGCACGCCATCGCCACCGCGGCCGAGGAAATGTCCCAGACTATCGCGGGCATCGCCCGGAACGCCTCCCTGGCGGCCGACACTTCCATGAGTGCCAGGGAAATCGTGAACCGCGGCAAGGAAACGGCCGGGCGCGCCGTGGAAGCGGCGGCCAGGGTTGGCACGGCAACGGAAGAGTTGGCGGGAGGGGTAGGGGCGCTGAACAGGAGCGTCGTGGAGATCGGGAATATCGTTTCGGTGATCAACGACATTGCCGATCAAACCAATCTGCTGGCGCTCAATGCGTCCATTGAGGCGGCGCGGTCCGGGGAGCATGGCAGGGGATTCGCCGTGGTGGCGGACGAGGTGCGCAACCTGGCGGCGCGCACCATTGACGCCACGGCCCGGATCGCGGAAAAAATCTCGGCCGTGCAGCGCGAGTCCCACAAGACCGGGGCAGCCATGAAGGACGCCTCCCAGGAGGTGATGAATGCCCGCGCCAGGATCGGGGAGGTGGAGGAGTCGCTGCACACCATTACCGACTCCTTTGAACAGGTCAAGGACCAGGTGACCCGGATCGCGACGGCCGTGGAGCAGCAGAGCGTCACCACGGCCCAGGTCTCGGCCTCCATTGAGACAACCTCGCACATGGCGGGGGCGCTCTCATCCGTATCCACCAAGGTCATGGACGAGGTCGCCGCCATCGGCTCCATCACCGACAACCTGCTGCTCCTGCTGGGGGCCTTCCGCCTCACGGCCCACTACAGCGCCGCCGAGGCGGTGGAGAGGATCGCGGCGGGCGAGGCGCTTCGTTCCATGGAGCGCAGCCGGCAGGAGCGCGAACTGCGCGAGGCCATCCGCCGCAACCCCTTTGTGGAGCTTTTCTATATCACCGATGCGGCGGGACGTCAGGTTACCGCGAACGTTGCCGCCGACAGCCTGGCGGCCGGCGATCCCGCTTACGGCGCGGAGGCTTGTGGCAAGACATGGGAGAACCGTCCCTGGTTCAGGGGGGTGAAAGAGAGCGGGAATACCTTTATTTCGGAGTTGTACCGGTCGGCGGCGACCGGGGCGTTCTGCTGCACCATCGCGGTGCCGCTCCGGGACAACGGGGGGCGGCTGCTGGGGGTCCTGGGCGCCGACATCAACGTGGTAAGGATCAGCACCTTGGGATGA
- a CDS encoding ferritin-like domain-containing protein: MGSRAREIIGMDVDELIDLLRRAFCDEWFAYHQYWLGAKLVKGPMKDAVGAELLQHATEELLHADMVALRIIQLGGTPVTKPEDWYKLSNCGYDAPDDPFVKTILDQNIKGEQCAIGVYSRLLEMTKDKDPITHNMVLQILQQEIEHEEDLQALMEDFELMMRAFKG; the protein is encoded by the coding sequence ATGGGGTCAAGAGCACGTGAAATCATCGGCATGGATGTGGATGAACTCATCGATCTGTTACGGCGGGCCTTTTGCGATGAGTGGTTTGCCTATCATCAGTACTGGCTGGGCGCCAAGCTGGTGAAAGGCCCCATGAAGGACGCGGTCGGGGCCGAACTGCTCCAGCACGCCACCGAGGAGCTGCTGCACGCCGACATGGTGGCCCTGCGAATCATCCAGCTCGGCGGAACCCCGGTCACCAAGCCGGAAGACTGGTACAAACTGTCCAACTGCGGCTACGACGCCCCGGACGATCCCTTCGTCAAGACCATCCTCGACCAGAACATCAAGGGCGAACAGTGCGCCATCGGCGTCTATAGCCGGCTGCTGGAGATGACCAAGGACAAGGACCCCATCACCCACAACATGGTGTTGCAGATCCTCCAGCAGGAGATCGAACACGAGGAAGACCTGCAGGCGCTCATGGAGGATTTCGAATTGATGATGAGGGCCTTCAAGGGGTAA
- a CDS encoding branched-chain amino acid aminotransferase, translated as MDISVLPLSADKMKAKFNDESHLGFGKIFTDRMFLAEWSAGKGWHDARIKPYEPFMLDPACLVLHYAQEIFEGLKAYKWEDGRIALFRPEMNARRFQTSAERLCMPEVPEELFLNGIEKLVSLERDWIPTASGTSLYIRPAMIAVEPVLGVKTSDHYYFYVILSPVGAYYAAGFNPVSILVEDKYVRATPGGTGEAKTGGNYASSLKAGLDAKKKGFDQVLWLDGRERRYIEEVGAMNMFFAYGNHIVTAPLSGSILAGVTRDSVLKLATTLGCTVEERPIDVNELMADFRNGKITEAFGSGTAAVITPVGKLCYKDECVSVGQGVGRLTQKLYDTLTGIQTGKIADEFDWVRFVA; from the coding sequence ATGGATATTTCAGTACTACCGCTGTCCGCTGATAAAATGAAGGCAAAGTTCAATGACGAGTCCCATCTCGGCTTTGGCAAGATATTTACCGACCGGATGTTTCTGGCCGAATGGAGCGCAGGCAAGGGGTGGCATGACGCCCGTATCAAGCCGTACGAGCCGTTCATGCTCGATCCGGCCTGTCTGGTGCTCCACTATGCTCAGGAGATTTTCGAAGGGCTCAAGGCCTATAAGTGGGAGGACGGCAGGATCGCCCTGTTCCGTCCCGAGATGAACGCCCGGCGTTTTCAAACCTCCGCGGAGCGCCTCTGCATGCCCGAGGTTCCCGAGGAACTCTTTTTGAACGGCATCGAGAAGCTGGTGTCCCTGGAGCGCGACTGGATTCCCACCGCATCCGGGACCTCCCTCTATATTCGTCCCGCCATGATCGCGGTCGAACCGGTGCTGGGGGTGAAAACCTCCGACCATTACTATTTCTATGTCATCCTGTCGCCGGTGGGTGCCTATTATGCGGCCGGATTCAACCCGGTCAGCATCCTGGTGGAAGACAAGTATGTGCGCGCCACACCCGGCGGCACCGGCGAGGCCAAGACCGGCGGCAATTATGCCAGTTCGTTGAAGGCCGGGCTCGATGCCAAGAAGAAGGGCTTCGACCAGGTGCTCTGGCTGGACGGCCGCGAACGGCGCTATATCGAGGAGGTGGGGGCCATGAATATGTTCTTCGCCTACGGCAACCACATCGTCACCGCCCCCCTCTCCGGTTCGATCCTTGCCGGCGTCACCCGCGACTCGGTGCTCAAACTGGCCACGACCCTGGGATGCACGGTGGAGGAACGCCCCATCGACGTGAACGAACTGATGGCCGATTTCAGGAACGGCAAGATCACCGAGGCTTTCGGCAGTGGCACGGCAGCGGTTATCACGCCGGTGGGCAAACTCTGCTACAAGGATGAGTGCGTCTCGGTTGGGCAGGGCGTGGGGCGTCTGACCCAGAAGCTGTATGACACCCTGACCGGCATCCAGACCGGCAAGATTGCCGACGAGTTCGACTGGGTACGTTTCGTAGCCTGA
- a CDS encoding fused MFS/spermidine synthase, whose product MLLHTITIFLGSFLLFQLQPLVGRSILPWFGGGPAVWATCMVFFQAGLLAGYSYAHGVSTLNRTRQACVHGGLLIASLILLPLSPAAEVWKPVPGSPPAPTILSLLATTVGVPYLALCASAPLVQHWFLQDFPQRSPYRLYSFSNIASLLALASYPFVVEPLLSLRHQALVWSWGFGLYCLACAACVLRPVLFGTPRTATAQEDPPQERRGDAAGPAISGGDLLFWLLLSACGSALLLATTNQLCQEVAVIPFLWIAPLALYLLSFVICFRNDQSYDRVLWGILLPGFLVPACSVFVLGARVSLPLQIIVYLAALFAGCMVCHGELVRSRPHPTRLTAFYLALSAGGALGGMFVALAAPALFTNFWEYPVAWWATCLTVVAVWHRSGLFRRAPNWLLPLAGCGIALLVITTARPLLSYMPYTDMVARNFYGVLRVIRHQESSGEMRTLMHGAITHGIQFVEPGRRRRATSYYGPESGIGLALLHHPRRISHLPLRVGVIGLGTGSIAVYGLQGDLFRFYEINPAVIAIARERFSYLADSAARIETATGDARLTLETELASGRQQRFDIMVVDAFSSDAIPIHLLTRECFAVYGRHLRPDGIIAINATNRFLDLAPLIRTEGELEGFRVAPVSSPADSPNGIFKADWILLTRNTIFINDTTLRNRLAPLPPAAARLWTDDYASLWPLVKF is encoded by the coding sequence ATGCTTCTCCATACCATCACGATCTTCCTCGGTTCGTTCCTCCTGTTCCAGCTCCAGCCGCTGGTCGGCCGTTCCATCCTTCCCTGGTTCGGCGGCGGGCCGGCCGTCTGGGCGACCTGCATGGTCTTCTTCCAGGCCGGGCTTCTGGCCGGTTACTCCTATGCCCACGGCGTCTCGACCCTGAACCGGACGCGGCAGGCCTGCGTCCATGGCGGACTCCTGATCGCCTCACTCATCCTGCTGCCGCTCTCCCCTGCCGCAGAGGTCTGGAAACCTGTCCCGGGAAGCCCCCCGGCGCCGACGATCCTTTCGCTCCTGGCGACCACGGTCGGCGTGCCGTATCTCGCCCTCTGCGCCTCCGCGCCCCTCGTCCAGCACTGGTTCCTGCAGGATTTCCCGCAGCGTTCGCCCTACCGTCTCTACTCGTTCTCCAACATCGCGTCCCTGCTGGCCCTGGCCAGTTACCCGTTCGTCGTCGAGCCCCTGCTCTCCCTCCGGCATCAGGCCCTTGTCTGGAGCTGGGGATTCGGCCTCTACTGCCTGGCCTGCGCCGCCTGCGTCCTGCGGCCGGTACTGTTCGGCACGCCTCGCACCGCCACGGCTCAGGAAGACCCGCCGCAGGAGCGGAGGGGGGATGCGGCCGGGCCGGCGATCTCCGGCGGCGACCTGCTCTTCTGGCTGCTGCTCTCGGCCTGCGGCTCGGCCCTGCTCCTGGCCACAACGAACCAGCTCTGCCAGGAGGTAGCGGTGATCCCCTTTCTCTGGATTGCCCCCCTCGCCCTCTACCTGCTCAGTTTCGTCATCTGCTTCCGCAACGACCAGAGCTACGACCGGGTCCTGTGGGGTATCCTCCTGCCCGGCTTTCTGGTTCCCGCCTGTTCGGTCTTCGTTTTGGGGGCCAGGGTATCGTTGCCGCTGCAGATCATCGTCTATCTGGCCGCGCTGTTCGCCGGCTGCATGGTCTGCCACGGCGAGTTGGTGCGCTCCCGCCCCCACCCTACCCGCCTGACGGCCTTTTACCTGGCACTGTCGGCAGGCGGGGCCCTGGGCGGCATGTTCGTCGCACTGGCCGCTCCGGCCCTGTTCACCAACTTCTGGGAGTATCCGGTCGCGTGGTGGGCCACCTGCCTCACCGTCGTTGCCGTCTGGCATCGCAGCGGCCTCTTCCGCCGCGCCCCGAACTGGCTGCTGCCGCTCGCCGGCTGCGGCATCGCCCTGCTTGTCATTACCACGGCACGGCCGCTGCTGAGCTATATGCCCTATACCGACATGGTTGCCCGCAATTTTTACGGGGTCCTGCGGGTGATACGACACCAGGAGAGCTCCGGCGAAATGCGTACCTTGATGCATGGCGCCATCACCCACGGCATCCAGTTCGTGGAACCGGGAAGACGCCGTCGCGCCACCTCCTACTACGGCCCCGAGAGCGGCATCGGGCTTGCCCTGCTCCACCATCCGCGCCGCATCAGCCACCTGCCGCTACGGGTCGGCGTGATCGGTCTCGGGACCGGTTCCATTGCGGTATATGGACTTCAGGGCGACCTGTTCCGCTTTTATGAGATCAACCCGGCGGTCATCGCCATTGCCCGTGAACGGTTTTCCTACCTTGCCGATTCCGCCGCCCGCATCGAGACGGCGACCGGCGACGCGCGGCTGACGCTGGAAACTGAGCTGGCATCGGGCCGGCAACAGCGGTTCGACATCATGGTGGTGGACGCCTTCAGCAGCGACGCCATCCCGATCCATCTTCTGACCCGGGAATGCTTCGCCGTGTATGGCCGCCACCTGCGCCCCGACGGCATCATCGCCATCAATGCCACCAACCGGTTCCTCGACCTCGCCCCCCTCATCAGGACCGAGGGAGAGCTGGAAGGCTTCCGGGTGGCACCCGTCAGCTCGCCGGCCGACAGCCCGAACGGCATCTTCAAAGCCGACTGGATCCTGCTCACCCGGAACACGATCTTCATCAACGACACTACACTGCGGAACAGGCTCGCGCCCTTGCCGCCGGCGGCGGCCCGGCTCTGGACCGACGATTACGCCAGCCTGTGGCCCCTGGTGAAGTTTTAA
- a CDS encoding lipopolysaccharide assembly protein LapB, translated as MADSDARKEFDNGLALFKAGNILRALGHFEKSMAAQPTPLCASYYAYCMAKERGHVTRGVALCRESLAQEPDNPAHYLNLARIHLLGPDKEAALTVLREGMQHAHDPELAALLEAVGMRKPPVMSFLRRDNPINKFLGILLTKLGMR; from the coding sequence ATGGCCGATAGTGATGCGCGCAAGGAATTCGACAACGGCCTAGCCCTGTTCAAGGCCGGCAATATCCTGAGGGCGCTGGGGCATTTCGAAAAATCCATGGCGGCGCAGCCGACTCCCCTCTGCGCCTCATATTACGCCTATTGCATGGCCAAGGAACGGGGCCATGTCACCAGAGGGGTGGCCCTGTGCCGCGAGTCATTGGCACAGGAACCGGACAACCCGGCCCATTATCTGAACCTGGCCCGCATTCACCTCCTGGGGCCGGACAAGGAGGCCGCCCTCACGGTTCTCAGGGAGGGGATGCAGCACGCCCATGATCCGGAGCTGGCGGCGCTGCTGGAAGCGGTCGGCATGCGCAAACCGCCGGTCATGTCGTTCTTGCGGCGCGACAACCCCATCAACAAATTCCTCGGCATCCTGCTGACGAAACTCGGCATGCGCTAG
- a CDS encoding MauE/DoxX family redox-associated membrane protein, producing the protein MKTALRILLGLILLTASLAKLSNMSGFVAVLHSYRIFPPGLHWPAAIVVSGSELAVGSWLWWGRRLRQAAWTSSALHGVYACFAAFMLLRNVPILNCGCFGSYLARPLSWMTVGQNLVLVALSLLLVRLARPTASLYIR; encoded by the coding sequence ATGAAAACTGCGTTGCGCATACTGCTCGGACTGATTCTTCTGACGGCCTCACTGGCAAAACTGAGCAACATGTCGGGCTTCGTGGCGGTGCTGCACTCGTATCGCATCTTCCCCCCGGGACTGCACTGGCCGGCGGCAATCGTGGTCAGCGGCTCCGAACTGGCGGTCGGTTCGTGGCTCTGGTGGGGCCGCCGCCTGCGGCAGGCGGCCTGGACGTCGTCGGCGTTGCACGGCGTCTATGCCTGTTTCGCCGCATTCATGCTCCTGCGCAACGTGCCGATTCTCAACTGCGGCTGTTTCGGCTCCTACCTTGCCCGCCCCCTTTCCTGGATGACGGTGGGGCAGAACCTGGTACTGGTGGCCCTGTCCCTGCTGCTGGTCCGGCTCGCCCGCCCGACCGCATCGTTATATATCCGCTGA
- a CDS encoding cytochrome c family protein, giving the protein MRRTHALILLAALFALTATTACTKNDANRPVEKSSEQTAAPAQKLTGEQLFKSKCAQCHKIKDQGGVVGPDLTAIASRKDAASLQDFIKDPKKQNPSTAMPSFADLPADDIKAIADYLGSLK; this is encoded by the coding sequence ATGCGACGCACCCATGCCCTGATTTTACTTGCTGCACTGTTTGCCCTGACCGCAACCACGGCCTGCACCAAGAACGACGCCAACAGGCCGGTGGAAAAATCCTCCGAGCAGACGGCAGCTCCTGCACAGAAACTGACCGGGGAACAACTCTTCAAAAGCAAATGCGCCCAATGCCACAAGATCAAGGATCAGGGCGGCGTGGTCGGCCCCGACCTGACGGCCATCGCCTCCCGGAAGGATGCCGCCAGCCTCCAGGATTTCATCAAGGACCCCAAAAAGCAGAACCCCTCTACCGCCATGCCGTCATTCGCCGATCTGCCGGCCGACGACATCAAGGCTATTGCCGACTACCTGGGCAGCCTCAAGTAG
- a CDS encoding rhomboid family intramembrane serine protease, with translation MTQKAMLCPRCRQLIGSEESVCSWCGAQRSSAWWRPTAWVRGGFDGAWLVKAVITVTIVIYAFSLILGMGSGNAAGLLGFLSPDQTSLLLLGASGTVPIDRYHWYWTVLTANYLHGGILHLVFNLMALRQIAPWVTQEYGPSRMFVIYTLGGVCGYLVSYVAGVPFTIGASGAICSLIGSLLYYGRSRGGTYGAMVFREVSGWVFGLVLFGFLMPGINNWAHGGGIIGGIVLGLLLGYEERTEENAVHRLLALLCAGATVAMLGWRIFLLVALGIGH, from the coding sequence ATGACGCAAAAGGCAATGCTCTGCCCCCGCTGCCGCCAACTGATCGGCAGCGAAGAATCCGTCTGTTCCTGGTGCGGGGCGCAACGTTCCAGCGCCTGGTGGCGGCCCACGGCCTGGGTTCGGGGCGGTTTTGACGGGGCCTGGCTGGTGAAGGCCGTCATCACCGTCACCATCGTTATCTATGCCTTCTCCCTCATCCTCGGCATGGGGAGCGGGAACGCCGCCGGGCTGCTGGGCTTCCTCAGCCCGGACCAGACGAGCCTGCTGCTGCTGGGAGCGAGCGGCACGGTGCCCATCGACAGGTATCACTGGTACTGGACGGTGCTCACCGCCAACTACCTGCACGGCGGCATCCTGCACCTGGTCTTCAACCTGATGGCGTTGCGCCAGATCGCCCCCTGGGTCACCCAGGAGTACGGGCCGAGCCGCATGTTCGTCATCTATACCCTGGGTGGGGTCTGCGGCTACCTGGTTTCCTACGTGGCCGGGGTCCCTTTCACCATCGGCGCCTCGGGGGCCATCTGCAGTCTCATTGGGTCGCTGCTCTACTATGGCCGCAGCCGTGGCGGCACCTATGGGGCCATGGTCTTTCGGGAGGTAAGCGGCTGGGTGTTCGGGTTGGTGCTCTTCGGTTTCCTCATGCCCGGCATCAATAACTGGGCCCATGGCGGCGGCATAATCGGCGGGATCGTCCTGGGTCTGCTTCTGGGGTATGAGGAGCGTACGGAGGAGAATGCCGTGCATCGGCTTCTGGCCCTGCTGTGCGCCGGCGCCACGGTGGCCATGCTCGGCTGGAGGATTTTTTTGCTGGTCGCCCTCGGGATAGGCCATTGA